Proteins found in one Primulina eburnea isolate SZY01 chromosome 16, ASM2296580v1, whole genome shotgun sequence genomic segment:
- the LOC140816838 gene encoding transcription factor MYB114-like: MGSEDGGKSGSVSSVNKGAWTAEEDRKLAHCIEKHGPKKWKSVANKSGLNRCGKSCRLRWLNYLKPDIKRGNISDAEDDLILRLHRLLGNRWSLIARRIPGRTDNEIKNYWNSHLNKKAKLMEKLPAFPITHSCLGNDQNSMESCCDHARDEEETSGSCEPSVEGTCGLEWVKFFLELEGDA, translated from the exons ATGGGTTCGGAGGATGGAGGGAAAAGTGGATCGGTGTCATCGGTCAACAAAGGTGCTTGGACAGCCGAAGAGGATAGAAAACTAGCTCACTGCATAGAGAAACATGGCCCCAAGAAGTGGAAATCAGTGGCTAACAAATCAG GTTTGAATAGGTGCGGAAAAAGTTGCAGGTTAAGATGGTTGAATTATCTGAAACCTGATATTAAGAGAGGCAATATCTCTGATGCAGAAGATGATTTGATACTTAGACTTCACAGGCTTTTAGGAAATAG GTGGTCTTTGATTGCTCGGAGAATTCCAGGCAGAACGGATAATGAAATAAAGAATTACTGGAATTCTCATTTGAATAAGAAAGCGAAACTAATGGAGAAATTACCAGCTTTCCCGATAACGCACTCGTGCTTGGGGAATGATCAGAATTCAATGGAGAGTTGTTGTGATCATGCGCGGGATGAAGAAGAAACCAGTGGATCGTGTGAACCATCCGTTGAAGGAACATGCGGGTTGgaatgggtcaaattttttcttGAACTCGAGGGAGATGCGTAA
- the LOC140817086 gene encoding putative glycerol-3-phosphate transporter 4, whose translation MGGNPPGISLIRSIRGSGWTLSTYRYVVLIVTFIAYTSYHASRKPSSIVKSVLHPEPNGNSISFRPWPVGNLFVKNELMVMSDGDTIKKNMGWVPFNGKDGTWKLGVIDVAFLSCYSLGMYVAGHLGDTLDLRLFLTTGMVGSGTFVALFGMGYFFDVHVFWFYLAMQMVAGLFQATGWPSVVAVIGNWFGKRKRGLIMGIWNAHTSVGNIAGSLLAAGVLQYGWGWAFILPGAFIFMSGIIVYLFLPAYPEEVGFPRLNGPSSEFVAVPEDEEAQMSEKCAEGNEVNGRNQANSGNRRSVGLLEACSIPGVIPFALCLFFAKMVAYTFLYWLPFYLSQTAIEGHYMSVKTAGNLSTLFDVGGIFGGILAGYISDKLKARATTAASFMYAAIPSMLLYRRYGSTSKAVNILLMMIAGLFVNGPYALITTAVSADLGTHSSLKGNSRALATVTAIIDGTGSLGAALGPLLTGFLSSIGWDAVFLMLIIGAFAAGLLLSHLVLIELREKVTKQLDKKRKNLTGPASNPLLNDQG comes from the exons ATGGGAGGAAACCCACCTGGGATTTCTCTTATTAGGAGCATTAGGGGGAGTGGTTGGACTCTGAGCACATACAGATACGTTGTTTTGATTGTTACTTTCATAGCTTATACTTCCTATCACGCTTCAAGAAAACCTAGTAGCATAGTCAAGAGTGTTCTTCATCCGGAGCCAAACGGTAACTCGATCAGCTTTCGACCTTGGCCGGTTGGCAATCTGTTTGTCAAGAACGAGTTGATGGTGATGAGTGACGGGGATACGATTAAGAAAAACATGGGTTGGGTTCCGTTCAATGGAAAGGATGGTACGTGGAAGTTGGGAGTGATTGATGTCGCGTTTCTTTCTTGTTATTCTCTGGGAATGTACGTGGCTGGGCATTTAGGTGACACATTGGACCTACGGTTATTCTTGACCACGGGTATGGTTGGGAGTGGTACTTTTGTGGCGTTGTTTGGGATGGGTTATTTCTTTGATGTCCATGTGTTTTGGTTTTATCTGGCGATGCAAATGGTCGCGGGCTTGTTCCAGGCTACTGGTTGGCCTTCCGTAGTCGCTGTTATAGGCAATTGGTTTGGGAAAAGGAAGAGAGGACTTATAATGGGTATTTGGAATGCACATACTTCGGTTGGTAATATTGCCGGATCGTTGCTTGCGGCCGGTGTTCTACAGTATGGATGGGGTTGGGCTTTTATCCTTCCAGGCGCATTTATATTCATGAGTGGGATAATTGTATACTTATTTTTGCCTGCTTACCCAGAGGAGGTTGGATTCCCTAGACTTAATGGTCCATCATCCGAGTTTGTAGCGGTACCGGAAGATGAAGAAGCTCAGATGTCGGAAAAGTGTGCTGAGGGAAATGAGGTGAATGGCAGAAATCAGGCCAATTCTGGAAATAGAAGAAGTGTTGGACTCCTTGAAGCTTGTTCAATACCGGGAGTTATTCCCTTTGCACTTTGTCTCTTTTTTGCAAAGATGGTTGCATACACGTTTCTTTATTGGTTGCCGTTCTACCTTAGCCAGACTG CCATTGAGGGACACTATATGTCAGTGAAGACGGCTGGAAATCTTTCAACTCTATTTGATGTCGGAGGAATATTTGGTGGAATTCTTGCTGGTTATATTTCTGATAAACTAAAAGCTCGGGctaccacagctgccagcttcATGTATGCTGCGATCCCGTCAATGCTTCTATACCGTAGATATGGAAGCACATCAAAGGCTGTTAACATTTTGCTTATGATGATAGCTGGTCTGTTTGTAAACGGGCCATATGCACTAATCACAACCGCAGTCTCTGCTGATCTCGGCACTCATAGTTCTTTAAAAGGAAATTCTCGAGCACTTGCTACGGTTACGGCCATCATTGATGGTACGGGTTCTCTGGGTGCTGCCCTAGGCCCTCTTTTGACCGGATTTCTTTCATCCATTGGATGGGATGCAGTTTTCTTGATGCTCATAATTGGTGCCTTTGCAGCCGGTCTGCTTTTATCTCATCTAGTTCTGATCGAATTAAGAGAAAAAGTGACCAAACAGCTAGACAAGAAACGCAAAAATCTCACAG GGCCTGCATCCAATCCCCTTTTGAATGACCAAGGCTGA
- the LOC140817172 gene encoding vesicle-associated protein 2-1-like: MTVAKKLVSVWPEELRFQFELEQQSYCDLKVTNNTEHCVAFKVKTTSPKKYYVRPNNGVIHPWDSCVIRVTLQAQKEYPPEMQCKDKFLLQSTVVPPNTEVDDLPQDTFNKEGEKTLEECKLRVVYMPPHTSSEKLDDGIKQTNPDQALQRLQDERDKAVRQTQQLQQDLEILKRKRNRGGVEGFSLKFSLLVGLIGITAGFLLKLLLSTPSTD; encoded by the exons ATGACTGTTGCTAAGAAATTGGTCTCTGTGTGGCCGGAGGAGCTCAGATTTCAAT TTGAATTAGAGCAACAAAGTTATTGTGACCTTAAAGTTACAAACAACACAGAACACTGTGTTGCATTCAAG GTGAAAACAACCTCTCCAAAGAAATATTACGTGAGACCAAACAATGGTGTAATTCATCCATGGGATTCCTGTGTCATAAGAG TTACTCTACAAGCTCAGAAGGAATATCCTCCAGAAATGCAATGTAAAGATAAGTTTCTCCTTCAAAGCACTGTGGTGCCTCCAAATACAGAAGTGGATGATCTTCCACAAGATACT TTCAACAAGGAGGGTGAAAAAACATTAGAGGAATGCAAGCTTAGAGTTGTGTACATGCCTCCTCACACTTCTTCTGAGAAATTGGATGATGGAATTAAACAAACCAATCCA GACCAGGCCTTGCAACGGCTTCAGGATGAGAGGGATAAAGCTGTGAGGCAAACTCAACAGCTCCAGCAAGACCTG GAAATTCTTAAGAGGAAAAGAAATCGGGGAGGCGTTGAAGGGTTCTCCCTCAAATTTTCTCTGCTCGTGGGACTGATAGGAATCACAGCAGGGTTCCTTTTAAAGTTATTGCTGTCAACTCCTTCCACAGATTAA